Proteins from one Dysgonomonas sp. HDW5A genomic window:
- a CDS encoding histidine phosphatase family protein — protein MSSTITFYIARHGKTLLNTLDRVQGWCDSPLTPEGIEVAQFLGAGLRDIRLDAVYSSDLRRTRQTAEVVLGEHGQTELSINEVFGFREACFGSFESDFNAKMWGNVALFLQYVKMEDMYRDVFHGKISNKEALDVISKLDHMGLAETFEQVEHRSQKALREIAAQEASEGKDKNVLVIAHGMSIICMLQNLGGKELLKGHLENAAVCKVTYRDGKFSVQSMGDMSYVHAGRELGEKK, from the coding sequence ATGAGTTCAACAATTACTTTCTATATTGCCCGACATGGTAAAACATTATTAAATACATTAGATCGTGTACAAGGATGGTGCGATTCGCCTCTTACACCTGAGGGAATAGAAGTTGCACAGTTTTTGGGTGCAGGATTACGCGATATCCGTTTAGATGCAGTTTATTCGAGCGATTTGCGTCGTACTCGCCAAACAGCAGAAGTGGTATTGGGTGAGCATGGACAAACAGAGCTGTCGATCAATGAAGTTTTCGGATTTCGTGAGGCGTGTTTTGGTAGCTTCGAGTCCGATTTTAATGCGAAAATGTGGGGAAATGTAGCACTCTTTCTTCAATATGTGAAGATGGAAGATATGTATCGTGATGTATTTCATGGAAAGATATCAAACAAAGAAGCTTTGGATGTGATAAGTAAGCTCGATCATATGGGATTGGCTGAAACTTTCGAACAGGTTGAACATCGTTCACAAAAAGCTTTGCGCGAAATTGCAGCCCAAGAAGCATCCGAAGGAAAAGATAAAAATGTACTTGTAATAGCTCATGGTATGAGTATTATTTGTATGTTGCAAAACTTAGGAGGAAAGGAGCTTCTTAAAGGACATCTCGAAAATGCGGCTGTATGCAAAGTAACTTACCGTGACGGTAAATTTAGTGTGCAATCGATGGGAGATATGTCTTATGTACATGCAGGCAGGGAGCTTGGAGAGAAAAAATAA
- a CDS encoding head GIN domain-containing protein: MKKTIHTLVYICCVAALALTSCKGKTVQGDGNVISHEIPVEIYSEIKVEGAIDIVYNAKPDEAAYLRIEADDNIIPLIDVKVKGRSLTVKAKESINPSRFVIYTNSPSLKYIESKGASNIKLQGAIAGDELKIEMKGTGNFTADNLVYDKAEFQLKGAGNMDMSGQVHKAKIEISGTGDVKAAGLAVNEMEANIKGSGNIEVNVLDKLSIDIKGKGNVAYKGNPQITKQNIKGAGMVKVLQ, encoded by the coding sequence ATGAAAAAAACAATACATACATTGGTATATATATGTTGTGTAGCCGCATTGGCTCTGACATCGTGTAAGGGAAAAACTGTTCAAGGTGACGGAAATGTGATCAGTCACGAAATTCCCGTTGAAATTTATAGCGAGATAAAAGTCGAAGGAGCTATTGATATTGTATATAATGCAAAACCCGATGAGGCCGCTTATCTGCGTATCGAAGCCGATGACAATATTATCCCACTTATCGACGTGAAGGTAAAAGGACGCTCGCTGACTGTTAAAGCCAAAGAAAGCATCAATCCAAGCCGTTTTGTTATTTATACCAATTCGCCCAGTTTGAAATATATCGAGAGCAAAGGGGCATCGAATATCAAATTGCAGGGAGCAATTGCCGGAGACGAACTGAAGATCGAAATGAAAGGTACGGGTAATTTCACCGCTGATAATCTGGTGTACGATAAAGCCGAATTTCAATTGAAAGGAGCCGGAAATATGGACATGTCGGGGCAGGTTCATAAAGCTAAAATCGAAATCTCGGGAACGGGAGACGTTAAAGCTGCGGGACTTGCTGTCAATGAAATGGAAGCCAATATCAAAGGTAGCGGCAATATCGAGGTCAATGTTTTAGATAAACTGAGCATCGATATCAAAGGCAAGGGAAATGTTGCTTATAAAGGCAATCCACAAATTACCAAGCAGAATATTAAGGGTGCCGGTATGGTAAAAGTATTGCAATAA
- a CDS encoding HAD family hydrolase — protein sequence MKNIDTIAFDADDTLWVNQTYFDETEYRFRELLEEHLPYEKISEELLKIEVDNMSIYGFGVKAFTLSMVEAALKISNYTIEPKVIQQIVDLGKEILLKPIELLDGVNEVLKMLSGRYRLVVVTKGDLLDQERKLRASGLEHFFHHIEIMSDKQRNDYCKLFKNLDCKPENFLMIGNSLKSDIVPVLELEGHAAYVPFHSTWAHEKLEDKVIHPNLLRIEKITEILPYLIQ from the coding sequence ATGAAAAATATAGATACAATTGCATTTGATGCAGATGATACCTTATGGGTAAATCAAACCTATTTTGATGAAACCGAATATCGCTTTCGTGAATTACTTGAAGAGCATTTACCTTATGAGAAGATTTCGGAAGAATTACTTAAGATCGAAGTAGATAATATGTCTATCTATGGATTTGGAGTAAAAGCCTTTACCTTGTCGATGGTGGAAGCCGCTTTGAAAATCTCAAATTATACGATTGAACCAAAAGTAATTCAACAGATAGTCGATTTAGGTAAAGAAATTTTACTGAAACCTATCGAACTGCTCGATGGCGTCAACGAAGTCTTGAAGATGCTTAGTGGAAGATATCGTTTAGTAGTAGTAACCAAAGGCGATTTACTCGATCAGGAACGTAAACTCAGAGCTTCGGGTTTGGAACACTTTTTTCATCATATCGAAATAATGAGCGATAAACAACGAAACGACTATTGTAAGCTGTTTAAAAATCTCGATTGTAAACCCGAAAATTTCCTGATGATAGGCAATTCACTCAAATCCGATATTGTCCCTGTTTTGGAACTCGAAGGGCATGCTGCTTACGTGCCTTTTCACAGCACATGGGCACACGAAAAGCTCGAGGATAAAGTGATACACCCTAACTTATTAAGAATAGAAAAAATAACCGAAATACTTCCTTACTTGATACAATGA
- a CDS encoding chloramphenicol acetyltransferase: protein MKQKIDIENWVRKDHYLFFKNFDEPFYGVCVNIDCTNAYQRAKELKTSFFLYYLHKSTLAANRVEAFRYRLEENDVYLYDVIDPESTVDRPNGTFGFSHMDFHEDYDQFAAEASKVIDKVRNSTGIDLCAAVNAIHYSAVPWINFTSLSHARNFSRQDSCPKISFGKMTETNGKRSMPVSVHVHHALVDGVHVGQYIDEFQKLMNE from the coding sequence ATGAAACAAAAAATAGACATAGAAAACTGGGTAAGAAAAGACCATTACTTATTTTTCAAGAATTTTGACGAACCATTTTACGGCGTCTGTGTGAATATCGATTGTACGAATGCTTATCAAAGAGCTAAAGAATTGAAAACATCTTTCTTTTTGTACTATCTCCATAAATCGACACTGGCAGCAAACAGAGTAGAAGCATTCCGTTATCGTTTAGAGGAGAATGATGTATATCTCTATGATGTCATTGATCCTGAATCTACGGTTGACCGTCCGAACGGTACCTTCGGATTCAGCCACATGGATTTTCACGAAGATTACGACCAATTTGCGGCTGAGGCTTCGAAGGTTATCGATAAGGTTCGCAATAGCACGGGAATAGATCTTTGTGCTGCCGTTAATGCCATACATTATTCGGCTGTGCCTTGGATCAATTTTACATCCCTTTCTCATGCACGTAACTTTTCGAGACAAGACAGTTGTCCTAAAATATCATTTGGTAAAATGACCGAAACCAACGGCAAACGTTCGATGCCGGTGTCTGTTCATGTACATCATGCACTGGTCGACGGAGTACATGTTGGGCAATATATTGATGAATTTCAGAAATTGATGAACGAATAA
- a CDS encoding AI-2E family transporter has protein sequence MTDSKEQYWKYSLLVIIVVLGAIVFKETLPFLSGVLGACTIYVMVRRQMSYLAETKKIRRSIAATLVLLEVSLCFLIPAFFVIWLLVNRLQAVNLEPSVLIKTIQHFIDLVHQKVGYDVMSSDNLSMITSRISGVAQMLVGQISSFLINSFVLLFVLYFMLLGGKTMESYVYDILPFKNKNKKEVIKSAKVMVTSNAIGIPLLALIQGCIAMIGYLIFGTPDPVIFGFLTCFATILPLIGTALIWLPLAVYLALTGNVAGGIGLAIYAIVVISNIDNLVRFLLQKKLADTHPMVTIFGVVLGLSLFGFWGVIFGPLLLSLFLLCFDMFKRDYIDSEEPD, from the coding sequence ATGACAGACTCTAAAGAGCAATATTGGAAGTATTCATTACTGGTTATCATCGTCGTTCTGGGTGCAATCGTATTCAAAGAAACATTACCGTTTTTAAGTGGAGTACTGGGTGCCTGTACCATTTATGTTATGGTACGCAGGCAAATGAGCTATTTGGCGGAAACAAAGAAAATTCGGCGAAGCATTGCGGCAACTCTTGTCTTATTGGAAGTGTCACTGTGTTTCCTTATTCCGGCATTCTTTGTTATCTGGTTATTGGTTAACCGATTGCAGGCTGTAAATCTCGAGCCCAGTGTGCTGATCAAAACCATTCAGCACTTTATTGACCTCGTTCACCAGAAAGTTGGATATGATGTGATGAGCAGCGATAACCTGAGTATGATAACGTCTCGAATTAGCGGCGTTGCACAAATGCTCGTAGGACAAATCAGCTCGTTTCTGATCAATTCTTTTGTACTTCTTTTTGTCTTGTATTTTATGCTGCTAGGAGGTAAAACGATGGAATCGTACGTATATGATATATTGCCTTTTAAGAATAAAAACAAAAAAGAAGTAATCAAGTCTGCCAAAGTTATGGTTACTTCCAATGCAATAGGTATCCCTCTTTTAGCCTTAATACAGGGATGTATCGCTATGATTGGTTATCTGATATTCGGAACACCAGACCCCGTTATTTTTGGTTTTCTGACTTGTTTTGCAACCATTCTGCCGCTTATAGGTACAGCACTCATCTGGCTTCCTTTGGCAGTATATCTGGCATTGACAGGAAATGTGGCAGGAGGAATCGGTTTGGCTATATATGCAATAGTGGTAATTTCTAATATAGATAATCTGGTACGTTTTCTTTTACAGAAAAAACTGGCCGATACCCATCCGATGGTTACCATCTTTGGAGTTGTATTAGGATTATCGTTGTTTGGGTTCTGGGGAGTAATATTCGGACCTCTCTTGCTTTCGTTGTTTCTTTTATGCTTCGATATGTTTAAAAGAGATTATATCGATAGCGAAGAGCCTGATTGA
- a CDS encoding DUF2867 domain-containing protein, with product MKIRKTQISKTDLINQYLPANYTECLQCNFSSIQKITADDIMVAFWTAPPKWVDSLFKLRDILVKPFGIQGGNKGNRQELEKSIRTGGTFKFMSIAAKSDEETILCANDKHLVMYLSIKIEELNESDKQVTVSTLVKFHNLLGRAYFFIIYPFHCIIVKTMLKSVLKKLKQ from the coding sequence ATGAAGATAAGAAAAACTCAAATATCAAAAACGGATCTTATAAATCAATATCTGCCCGCCAATTATACCGAATGTCTTCAGTGCAATTTCAGTAGTATTCAAAAGATAACAGCCGACGATATTATGGTAGCCTTTTGGACTGCTCCTCCTAAATGGGTTGACTCTCTCTTTAAACTTCGGGATATTCTCGTAAAACCTTTCGGAATACAAGGTGGAAATAAGGGAAACAGACAGGAGCTTGAAAAATCTATACGAACAGGCGGTACTTTCAAGTTTATGAGTATCGCCGCCAAATCAGACGAAGAGACTATACTGTGTGCCAACGACAAACATCTGGTTATGTATTTATCTATCAAAATAGAAGAACTTAACGAGAGCGATAAACAGGTTACTGTGTCAACTCTGGTTAAGTTCCATAATTTATTAGGACGAGCCTATTTCTTTATTATATATCCCTTTCATTGCATTATCGTAAAAACAATGTTGAAATCTGTTCTCAAGAAACTAAAACAGTGA
- a CDS encoding YegP family protein, giving the protein MGKFEIVKRKNGEFQFNLKAGNGQVILTSEGYTTKANCQNGLDSVKKNAKDDAHYDRKEGVNKKYYFNLKATNGQIIGTSQMYESEAGRDKGIESVKNNAPDAPVADLTIEI; this is encoded by the coding sequence ATGGGAAAGTTTGAAATAGTAAAAAGAAAAAACGGAGAATTTCAATTCAACCTAAAAGCCGGTAACGGTCAAGTGATTTTAACCAGTGAAGGCTATACAACAAAAGCGAATTGTCAGAACGGCTTGGATTCAGTGAAGAAGAATGCTAAAGACGATGCTCATTACGATAGAAAAGAAGGTGTAAATAAAAAATATTACTTTAATTTAAAAGCTACAAATGGTCAGATTATAGGAACCAGCCAGATGTATGAGAGCGAAGCAGGTAGAGATAAAGGTATTGAGTCTGTGAAAAATAATGCTCCTGATGCTCCTGTTGCCGATCTTACCATCGAAATATAA
- a CDS encoding DUF4421 domain-containing protein, with protein MHRYSIRLICLLLLAGLYQSTCLAQIDSLYIAPFEQKFSIQASVSNKFLSLSQEYDAKSMRNFSLLPNTPVNIGLGFSWKNLSMSGSYGFQFLRDKTKGRTRSFDFQYHYYARKFVIDLFLQNYRGYNKVYEDDDETHIRASDVQMTQYGAHGMYVFNNRKFSYKAAYNLSEKQIKSAGGFLLGGSIFQSRIRSDSTLVLRHNKNQQDNFQFGVNGGYGYTWVIKKHYFISGSMTVGVNIGADRIDKFGKQRLEVYPTLFPRGSAGYHADSWSIGVSALANRVVVQMSDESSTMLNSGTFQLTFVKRFNTHPKILNKLPKNIIK; from the coding sequence ATGCATAGATATTCTATCCGGCTTATCTGTCTTTTGCTTTTGGCTGGACTCTATCAAAGTACATGCCTGGCACAGATAGACAGTCTGTACATTGCCCCATTCGAGCAAAAATTTTCTATACAAGCATCTGTTTCCAATAAATTTCTATCTTTATCTCAGGAGTATGATGCAAAATCGATGCGTAATTTCTCTTTACTCCCTAATACTCCAGTAAATATAGGATTAGGCTTTTCATGGAAAAACCTCAGTATGAGCGGTTCTTACGGATTCCAATTCTTAAGAGATAAAACAAAGGGAAGAACCCGTTCTTTTGATTTTCAATACCACTATTACGCTCGCAAGTTTGTAATCGATTTATTCCTGCAAAATTATCGGGGATATAATAAAGTGTACGAAGACGATGACGAAACACACATCAGAGCTTCGGATGTTCAAATGACTCAATACGGGGCACATGGAATGTACGTATTCAACAATCGGAAATTCTCATATAAAGCAGCCTATAATCTGAGCGAGAAGCAAATAAAATCAGCCGGGGGATTTCTTCTGGGAGGAAGTATTTTTCAGAGTCGAATCCGTTCCGATAGTACATTGGTTTTACGACACAACAAAAATCAGCAGGATAACTTTCAATTTGGAGTAAATGGAGGTTATGGTTATACGTGGGTCATTAAGAAACACTATTTCATATCGGGGTCGATGACTGTGGGAGTAAATATAGGAGCAGACAGAATAGATAAATTCGGCAAACAAAGGCTGGAGGTATATCCTACTCTATTTCCGAGAGGTTCAGCAGGATATCATGCCGATAGCTGGTCGATAGGTGTATCAGCTCTGGCAAACAGGGTTGTTGTACAGATGTCGGACGAAAGCAGCACAATGCTAAATTCGGGAACTTTTCAGCTCACCTTCGTCAAACGCTTTAATACTCATCCCAAGATATTGAATAAATTACCTAAAAACATTATCAAATAA
- a CDS encoding GNAT family N-acetyltransferase, whose product MERENYELIDNSPENRYEFRIGEEIAKIEYIKTNNNEIYLTHTEVPVSLEGRGIGSQLIEKTLQNIELQKLRLVPLCPFVTGYIQKHPDWRRIVMRGINI is encoded by the coding sequence ATGGAAAGAGAAAATTATGAACTGATTGATAATAGTCCCGAAAACAGATATGAATTTCGTATTGGCGAAGAAATAGCCAAGATTGAATACATCAAAACAAATAATAACGAAATATACCTCACGCATACCGAAGTTCCGGTTAGTCTGGAGGGTAGGGGGATAGGTTCGCAACTAATTGAAAAGACACTTCAAAATATCGAGTTGCAAAAACTTAGATTAGTGCCTCTGTGCCCATTTGTTACAGGATATATTCAAAAACATCCCGATTGGAGGCGTATTGTTATGAGAGGAATCAATATCTGA
- a CDS encoding (4Fe-4S)-binding protein, which yields MNKKIEYSNGELTVVWQPSLCQHAGICVKMLPMVYNPAERPWIKIENATTEQLMNQVDTCPSGALSYRLNNKQ from the coding sequence ATTAATAAGAAAATTGAATATTCGAATGGTGAACTGACTGTTGTTTGGCAGCCATCCCTTTGTCAGCATGCAGGTATTTGTGTGAAAATGTTGCCAATGGTATATAACCCAGCCGAAAGACCTTGGATAAAGATCGAAAATGCAACAACTGAACAATTAATGAATCAGGTGGATACTTGCCCGTCGGGAGCTTTATCTTATAGATTGAATAATAAACAATAG
- the glmS gene encoding glutamine--fructose-6-phosphate transaminase (isomerizing), whose protein sequence is MCGIVGYIGFREAYPILIKGLHRLEYRGYDSAGVAIINSENNLSIYKAKGRVQDLEEFAKDKDLTGTIGIAHTRWATHGEPSNANAHPHYSQSESLALIHNGIIENYSVLKAQLIADGYTFHSNTDTEVLVQLIEYIKKLNDCDLFTAVQLALSQVIGAYAIAVIEKGNPTQIIAARKSSPLVVGVGEGEFFLASDASPIIEYTNKVIYLDDEEIVVIKRDEAPKIVTISNVQKTHKIAELEMNLSQLERGGYDHFMLKEIFEQPETLRSCMSGRINVEGTNVTLSGIIDHIDKFKKARRILIIACGTSWHAGLIGEYLIEEFCRIPVEVEYASEFRYRNPVIEPDDIVIAISQSGETADSLAAIELARRAGAFVYGVCNVVGASIPRNTDSGSYTHCGPEIGVASTKAFTAQVMVLTMMALTIGKEKGTISDERYLHLLKQLQVIPDKITSILALNDKIKELSLIFTYAHNFIYLGRGYSYPIALEGALKLKEISYIHAEGYPAAEMKHGPIALIDNEMPIVAIATNNAIYDKVVSNIQEIKARKGKIIAIINEGDEAIKALADYSIEIPVTDECLDPLLSCIPLQLLAYHIAVNKNRDVDMPRNLAKSVTVE, encoded by the coding sequence ATGTGTGGAATTGTAGGTTATATTGGATTCAGGGAAGCGTATCCCATTTTAATAAAAGGATTGCATCGCCTCGAGTATAGAGGTTACGACAGTGCAGGAGTTGCTATAATCAATAGCGAAAACAATTTGTCTATTTATAAGGCCAAGGGGAGAGTGCAAGATCTGGAGGAGTTTGCCAAAGATAAAGATCTTACGGGAACCATAGGTATAGCACATACCCGCTGGGCAACACATGGAGAGCCGAGCAATGCAAATGCTCATCCTCACTATTCACAGTCGGAATCGCTGGCGTTGATTCACAATGGTATTATCGAAAATTATTCGGTGTTAAAGGCTCAACTGATTGCTGATGGTTATACTTTTCATAGCAATACAGATACCGAGGTGTTGGTACAATTGATTGAATACATCAAGAAGCTGAATGACTGTGACTTATTTACAGCCGTTCAGTTGGCTTTGAGTCAGGTGATCGGAGCCTATGCGATAGCCGTTATCGAAAAAGGAAATCCTACACAAATAATTGCTGCCCGAAAAAGCAGTCCCTTAGTGGTAGGTGTTGGCGAGGGCGAATTTTTTCTGGCTTCGGATGCTTCACCCATAATCGAATATACCAATAAGGTTATTTATCTGGATGATGAAGAAATTGTAGTTATCAAACGCGATGAAGCTCCTAAAATAGTAACTATTTCGAATGTTCAGAAAACCCATAAAATAGCCGAGCTTGAAATGAATCTGAGCCAGCTGGAAAGAGGCGGTTACGACCATTTTATGTTGAAAGAAATTTTTGAACAGCCCGAAACACTCAGAAGTTGTATGAGTGGGCGTATAAATGTTGAAGGAACAAATGTAACCCTTTCGGGGATCATAGATCATATAGATAAATTCAAAAAGGCGAGGCGTATACTGATTATTGCCTGCGGAACATCGTGGCATGCAGGATTGATTGGCGAATACCTGATAGAAGAATTTTGCCGCATACCTGTAGAGGTGGAATATGCTTCGGAATTCAGATATCGTAATCCGGTAATAGAACCCGATGATATTGTTATCGCAATTTCTCAATCGGGAGAGACTGCCGACTCACTTGCCGCTATCGAGCTGGCACGTAGGGCAGGAGCTTTTGTGTATGGAGTCTGTAATGTGGTAGGAGCTTCCATACCCCGAAATACCGATTCGGGTTCGTATACCCATTGTGGTCCCGAAATTGGAGTGGCTTCCACTAAAGCATTTACGGCTCAGGTAATGGTACTTACCATGATGGCTCTGACTATCGGCAAAGAAAAGGGTACAATATCCGACGAGCGTTATCTTCACCTTTTGAAACAATTGCAGGTGATACCCGATAAGATCACTTCTATTCTGGCTCTAAATGACAAGATTAAAGAGCTTTCGTTGATATTTACTTATGCACATAACTTTATTTACTTAGGACGTGGATACAGTTATCCGATAGCCTTGGAAGGTGCTCTTAAGTTGAAAGAGATTTCTTATATTCATGCCGAAGGATACCCTGCTGCCGAAATGAAACATGGTCCAATTGCTCTTATCGACAATGAAATGCCGATTGTAGCCATTGCCACAAACAATGCTATATATGACAAAGTGGTAAGTAATATTCAGGAAATAAAAGCTCGTAAGGGTAAGATCATCGCGATTATCAACGAAGGAGACGAAGCCATAAAAGCATTGGCTGACTATTCGATCGAAATACCTGTGACCGATGAGTGTCTCGATCCACTATTGTCGTGTATTCCATTGCAACTGTTGGCTTATCACATTGCCGTCAATAAAAACAGGGATGTGGATATGCCCCGTAATCTGGCGAAATCGGTAACGGTTGAGTAA
- a CDS encoding DUF2339 domain-containing protein — protein MEGVILVVLVILAILLFIVMTKINTLSNNITHLGNNLFDINSKLRDLSNQSSTKKDTQEILDAIQNLGDRTLVSKPAESTPTIEKPVVNVMPQEEEKPSAPIIREVPEVTTEAVEETVIETPHTEEEVEVAEDAPAYAAFSNTRNKPQTSFSEVFQQPTIFQQAQDKVEKEESEKGFIEKIFSENLLTKIGIVTLVLGIAFFVKYAIDQDWINEIGRVGIGLLTGGIIIGIAHKLKEKYQVFSSILVGGGISVLYITITLAFREYELFSQPLAFGLLIAITIFSVMLSLFYDRRELAIFSLLGGFASPLMISTGSGNYIVLFSYILILNTGMLILAFRKKWHVLGIISYVLTLIFFWSWLIASFENQFKGATLFAALFFVQFYILALIDHFKGEHKVTAYQGILILTNNLSLFLACLTIFTDYPYDVKGLVTIIIAAINAIIMVALFRKSEIDRNLIYLIIGVVMTFVNLAIPIQMDGYVITMFWAVEMAVLLWLWQKSQIQIFRIGFLIVAGLVVFSYLMDISNNYYTFTEIPLPIILNSVCITGLVVIGGFFVSKLLLDKEDKESFISIGNAELLSVSNCYRAISLLLIGFTYLVPFLEMNYQIEYRLELDYNTSLRYMIMTAYTSVYVSVLTFLYRKEIANKALIFGLLSVFTVIYSLVYWYYVTELRDYTFWFPTYPKAYFLLHFVAIIPVMLVIITLIRNVKSAVPGNLKVFYWGMTIISTLLLGIETENISVMLFSNSDNYTNVLYDVRTFVFPVLWALIAMGLMIWGLKGKEVILRKISLIFFALIIVKFYAYDVWHMSQAGRIVSFIMLGVIILLVSFLQQKIKTLVKEDTPESAPSIDNK, from the coding sequence ATGGAAGGCGTAATATTAGTAGTCCTTGTTATACTGGCAATATTGTTGTTTATTGTAATGACCAAAATCAATACTTTAAGCAATAATATTACTCATCTGGGCAATAATTTGTTTGACATAAACAGTAAGCTCAGAGATTTATCGAATCAGTCATCAACAAAAAAAGATACTCAGGAGATTCTGGATGCAATACAAAATTTAGGAGACAGAACACTAGTTTCGAAACCTGCGGAATCAACACCAACTATAGAAAAACCTGTTGTAAACGTCATGCCTCAAGAGGAAGAGAAACCTTCTGCTCCGATAATACGTGAAGTGCCGGAAGTTACAACAGAGGCTGTAGAGGAAACAGTTATCGAAACTCCACACACAGAGGAAGAAGTTGAAGTAGCTGAAGATGCTCCTGCTTATGCAGCATTCAGCAATACCCGAAACAAACCTCAGACTTCGTTCTCGGAAGTATTTCAGCAACCTACGATATTTCAACAAGCACAGGATAAGGTCGAAAAAGAAGAATCCGAAAAGGGTTTTATCGAAAAAATATTCAGCGAAAACTTACTTACCAAAATAGGTATCGTAACACTTGTACTTGGTATTGCATTCTTTGTAAAATATGCTATCGATCAGGATTGGATCAACGAGATAGGACGTGTGGGCATAGGTCTGCTTACGGGTGGTATTATAATTGGTATCGCTCACAAATTGAAAGAGAAATATCAAGTATTTTCATCCATACTGGTAGGAGGCGGTATATCGGTACTTTATATAACGATAACCCTTGCTTTCAGGGAATATGAATTATTCTCACAACCTCTGGCATTTGGCTTGCTTATTGCCATTACCATATTTTCGGTTATGCTATCGCTGTTTTATGACCGCAGGGAACTTGCCATATTCTCCTTGCTGGGAGGGTTTGCCTCACCGCTGATGATAAGCACAGGAAGTGGCAATTACATTGTTTTATTTTCTTACATCCTGATTCTCAATACAGGAATGCTTATTCTTGCCTTCCGTAAAAAGTGGCATGTGCTAGGTATCATATCTTATGTACTTACACTTATATTCTTCTGGTCGTGGCTGATAGCATCGTTCGAAAACCAGTTCAAAGGGGCAACTTTATTTGCGGCACTGTTTTTTGTTCAGTTCTATATATTGGCTCTTATCGACCACTTCAAGGGAGAACACAAGGTTACCGCTTATCAGGGAATACTCATTTTGACTAATAACCTGTCGCTGTTCCTTGCCTGCTTAACCATATTTACCGATTATCCATACGATGTAAAAGGATTGGTTACCATCATTATAGCCGCTATTAATGCCATCATAATGGTTGCTTTGTTCCGTAAAAGTGAGATCGACCGCAACCTTATTTACCTGATCATCGGTGTAGTAATGACTTTTGTCAATTTGGCAATTCCTATCCAAATGGACGGATATGTTATCACCATGTTCTGGGCTGTAGAAATGGCAGTATTGCTTTGGTTGTGGCAAAAATCGCAAATACAGATATTCCGTATAGGGTTTCTTATTGTCGCAGGACTTGTCGTATTCTCGTATCTGATGGATATTTCGAACAACTATTATACATTTACTGAAATACCACTGCCAATCATCCTTAATTCAGTATGCATCACAGGACTGGTAGTTATAGGCGGGTTCTTTGTCAGTAAACTATTACTTGACAAAGAAGATAAAGAGTCTTTTATCTCTATCGGAAATGCTGAATTACTCAGTGTTAGTAATTGTTACCGAGCAATAAGTTTGTTGCTTATAGGCTTCACATATCTTGTTCCTTTCTTAGAAATGAACTATCAGATTGAATATCGTCTCGAACTGGATTACAATACCAGCCTGCGTTATATGATAATGACTGCATATACATCGGTTTATGTATCGGTACTTACATTCTTGTATCGAAAAGAGATTGCCAACAAAGCTCTTATTTTCGGACTTTTATCGGTATTTACAGTTATCTATTCTCTCGTATATTGGTATTATGTAACAGAGCTGAGAGATTATACATTCTGGTTCCCTACATATCCTAAGGCATATTTCCTTCTGCATTTTGTAGCTATCATTCCGGTGATGCTGGTAATTATTACCCTTATCAGAAATGTAAAATCAGCAGTACCCGGTAATCTCAAAGTATTTTATTGGGGGATGACCATAATCTCAACTCTTCTGTTGGGTATCGAAACCGAAAACATTAGTGTTATGTTATTTAGTAATAGCGACAATTATACGAATGTTCTGTACGATGTACGTACATTTGTGTTTCCTGTCCTATGGGCATTAATAGCAATGGGACTTATGATCTGGGGATTAAAAGGCAAGGAAGTTATTTTACGCAAAATATCACTTATTTTCTTTGCTCTTATCATTGTCAAATTTTATGCTTATGATGTATGGCATATGTCACAAGCAGGACGTATAGTATCGTTCATTATGCTTGGGGTTATTATTCTGCTGGTATCTTTCCTTCAACAGAAGATAAAGACTCTGGTAAAAGAAGATACTCCCGAAAGTGCCCCTTCGATAGATAATAAATAG